One segment of Cyprinus carpio isolate SPL01 chromosome B20, ASM1834038v1, whole genome shotgun sequence DNA contains the following:
- the LOC109112334 gene encoding uncharacterized protein LOC109112334 isoform X3 yields the protein MLRLLLLLWVSNYIETIPIHVAGKKGGGIILPCEFKAREIFHIRLNRPKPFEGEIFVYDKKYCSKRICKKGACDVVIKDLRLSDAGKYILNVYYNNANSVLEPHIRTYQLHIYDDISVKIGEELKLDVLLPNARQVMHQNISSTEWKKVWKRDSKSRANITRGRLNDSNGTLSIKKFTADDAGTYRVLGFEGEILITVTVTDEKSISSTESKGNLNCADDDKERNHWGLFGPAGLFVSVVFTLLVMILIAIIKKMQ from the exons GTTGAGACTTCTGCTGCTGTTATGGGTTTCCAATTACATTG AAACCATCCCTATACATGTGGCAGGAAAAAAGGGAGGCGGCATCATCCTGCCGTGTGAATTTAAGGCCAGAGAGATTTTTCATATTCGTTTGAACAGACCAAAACCCTTTGAAGGAGAAATCTTTGTTTATGATAAGAAATACTGCAGTAAGCGAATATGTAAAAAAGGAGCATGTGACGTCGTCATCAAGGATCTGAGACTGAGTGATgctggaaaatacattttaaatgtctattaCAATAATGCTAACTCAGTGCTGGAGCCACACATCAGGACGTACCAACTTCATATTTATG ATGATATTTCTGTGAAAATCGGTGAGGAGCTGAAGTTGGATGTTCTGCTGCCAAATGCTCGTCAAGTTATGCATCAAAACATAAGCAGCACAGAATGGAAGAAGGTGTGGAAGAGAGACAGCAAGTCAAGGGCTAATATCACACGCGGTCGACTGAACGACAGTAATGGGACTCTGAGCATTAAAAAGTTTACGGCTGATGATGCAGGAACATACAGAGTTCTGGGCTTTGAAGGAGAAATCTTGATCACAGTGACAGTCACAGATGAGAAATCAATATCCTCCACAGAATCAAAGGGAAATCTGAACTGCGCGGATGATGACAAAGAACGTA ATCACTGGGGATTGTTCGGGCCGGCGGGACTGTTTGTATCGGTTGTGTTTACGCTGCTGGTTATGATTCTGATTGCTATCATCAAAAAGATGCAGTGA